CCATAGCCCCTGAAATGCTGCTTTGCACTTTTGCTTTAAGGAAAACCATCTCTTTCAGGAAGTGTGTCTGAAGTCTTTGCTGAGCATTCATGTGGCCATGTGCAAACCTCTGTACTATGAAATCATCACAACTGATGGGGATAAGGCTTCCTCTTTCAGTTGGCATGTGCTAGAGCTTTTGTCCTTGCAACCATTCAGGTCCTCTTCACAGTGTGGCTGCCTATGTGTGCTTCCACTCTCTTAGACCACACATGCATGACATAAACCTTTGGCTGAAACTTATCTGCATGGACACTTATTCTCTTGGTCTCTTTGTTGGTGTTAACAGTAGTTTCataccctaaatagccaaagtaatgttgaaaaagaaaaccaaaactggaggcatcacaattccagacttcaagctgcattacaaagctacaatcatcaagacagtttggtgcctgcataaaaacagacaaacagatcaatggaacagaatagagaacccagaaatggacctcaacgctatggtcaactaatcttggacaaagcacgGAAGAATATCCAAgtgaaaaaagatagtcttttcaacaaatgctgttgggaaaattagacagcccccatgcagaagaatgaaactttcttatactatacacaaaaataaactcaaaatggatgaaagacctaaacgtgaggcaggaatccatcagaatcccagagggaggggcacctgggtggctcagtgggttaaagcctctgccttcagctcaggtcatgatcccagggtcctgtgatcgagccccgcgtcgggctctctgctcggcggggatcctgcttcctcctctgtctctctctctctgcctgcctctctgtctacttgtgatctctgtcaaataaataaataaaatctttaaaaaaaaatcccagagggAAACATGGGCAGCAATGACCATTGTTCGTCATCCTTGGCCTCTGatacagcaacttcttactagacatgtctcaaGACGCTCAACAGCCCTCATcgttagggaaatacaaatcaaaaccatgatgagaaaccacctcacacctgtcagaatggctaaaatgaacaacacaagaaacaacaggtgtttgtgaggatgggagaaaaagaaccctcttacagtgttggtggaatgcaaagtggtgcagtcactctggaaaacagtatgaagtctTCTCAGGAACTTAAAATGGAACTATCTTATGATacagcaattgctctactaggtatttacccaaaggacacaaaaacacTGACTTGAAGGCACACAtccatcctgatgtttatagaagcattatcaacaatagccaaattatggaataaGCACAAATATTCATTGATTAATGAGTGGATAAAATAGATAtggtgtgtgtacatacacatacacagacacacagacacacacacacagacacacacacacacacacacaccttgaaatattacacagccaccaaaaagaatgaaatcttgccatttgcagtgaggTGGTTAGATTTAGAGTGCATTAttctaagggaaataagtcagtcagagaaagataaataccatatgattctactcagatgtggattttaagaaacaaaacaggtgaacaaaggggaaggggaaaagtaagagagggaggcaaaccacaagagactcttaactacagagaacaaaggtTTGgcgagggaaggagggtggaggaTGGGTTAGATGAGATGAGTATTAAGTATTAGGATGAGTATTAAGGTGGGCatttcttgtgatgagcactgggtgttatatgtaagtgataaatcactaaattctactcctgaaactaatactacactatatgttaattaactagaatttaaataaaaaacaagaaaggaaataaaagaaaaaagaaataaaaaggaaacttcaatttacataaagaaatagaGTCCACAGAAGAGTCAaattaaggcaaaataaaatattttatttatcttaagaataaatttaaactttgaaagaaatttcaaaaataatttaaactacaTACTTTTGCCAGTAGCACAAGAAATTAGATGCTCTGTAAACatactaaaatgtaaaataaaaatcatttacagagtgaaataaaaaaaaaacccatcttaacaaattgggtatagaaggaatTTACCTCAACatataaaggccatatatggcaTATCCGTAGCTAACAACATACTCAACAGGGAAAGGTTGAAATCTTTCCCACTGTGATTGGGCACAAGATGAGTGAGCCCAGCTCCCACCTCCTTTTCACATAGCAATGGACTAAAAATCCCTGTGAAAACTGAGCCTTTTGTACATATATGTCATGTCATCGGTGAAGTGAGAACAAATTACTTAGAATGTTTACTTAATTTTACTACCTATAACAGTGTTTCTTATCATAGCCACTATCTATCCTTGCATTGCAGCTTTAACCTTACCTTCGAAGGAAGGCCTTCCCTGATCGACTTCTCCATGTAGAAATCTCCATGAGTACCCTGTTCACTTATTATTAGCCTTGATGAAGACTATATTTAGTTTACTAAATTGTCCCCTTATTTACTGTCTGACTCTCTTATGAGAATATAAGGTCCATGCAGGAAGgacattttgcataatttttcctttatttccttaattcctATGTCCTTATAGCAGGTTTCCTGGCAGTAAATAGGAActccaaattaaagaaattattaatttaacaaatagcTATTATGCCTAAATCTGTgagtaaataaaatgtctaaCCACAGTAAAATTGActattaaataaaaggaaagaaatagttgCTATGACAAGAGGGAAAATATATGATGAATTAATCTTCCCTAACACAAAATGGCTGGGCTGAAATTTTGTTCTTGACTTGGTAGTAGTTTTACAATTGTTCTAAaggtatgttttttgtttgtttgtttatgttgcCTCTTTCTGACCCTAATCATGTGATTTGGCCTaatagtatctttattttttaaagatttaatttatttttttggcagagatagacacagcgatagagggaatacaagcagggagagtgagagagggaaaagcaggcttatcgctgagcagggagcatgatgccagctccccaggaccctgagatcatgatctgaacccaaggcagacacttaaccaactgagccacccagcgcctgACCTAACAGTATCTTTAtagggatatttttaaaagtttttttttgtggaaatttcCAGTGAATTTAATTAAGGAAGATTCAATCTTGGACACTTTCCAATTCTAGGACTTAATGAGGAATGTGGTTGGAAGGGATAAAGTGCCCAGTGGTCTTTGATTGTGTTTGGAAGAAGATACTATGCTCCTAACAACTGATACTCATTTTTTAGGAGGTTTCTGTTAGGCTTAAAGCATCATCCTAATGAAAAGCACAAGAACGTCtcttaaaaatctcaaatcagCTAATCTGAGCAAGCCAACAGGACAGAATAAAGATGACTAAAGAGTTGAatgatattttcctatttataaattAGTAGGAAAGAAATTACTTGAGAGAAATCTCCCTGGGAATTGACTAGCTATTCCCCTTCTTATGTAAGTATGGGGTTTACTTGTCTTTTTGAGAAATTATCCTACTGtgccaaatttttgtttttctttgtagacCCTGGAATTCCTAGGAAGTAATCTACAATGTAAATAAAAGCAACCTTCTGAATAACCAGAAGGCTCCACGGAGGAAATAGATAGTCGAATGAAATTAATATATCCTCAAGTAATACTGCAGTTTTTTTGCCCTCTCTTGTCAAACTAGATGACAGAAAAATTGCAGGTCCCTGTGAATGTGTAAAGTGTGTTTCTTCAGATTGTGGATATGCCTACACAAGGTAGAACAAACAATAATAGCAGAGACAGTTTTTGCAATTGTATGACTTATCTTTATTATGTTAATTCAGATTACTTTGAGATAAAGCAAACTTGGATTCTAATCCTAGTTTTATCACTCAAAAATATGTGACATTGGAGAAATTAATGGGGATTACAATTCCTATTACTGTAATATAAGATGTAATTCATTAAATTGTGAGTTGAGTGTTTGGAATCCACTATAGTATTGTGAGCAGTGGAGTGATACATCAGAATCAGATTTTAAAAGGGCCATTTGGCTGCATCAGGACAACAAACTGAGGGAAGACAATGCAAGGTGAGGGATGTGGCAGGACCCAGAGTGCAGTGAGAGAGAAGTGAGGGGGGATGGGAAGTGATTATGTTTGTGATGTATTTTAAAGGGGGTTGAAAGGATTTGTTAAAGGGATCAGTATGTGATAGGAGAGCAAGAAATGCATGAAGGGCACTGTGATATTTCTTGTCTAAGCAATGATGTGGAAAGTGGTACCATTTAATGAGCTGAAAACTGCTATGTTCATcgtggaaaattaaaatttaatttcataagtCCTGGAATGATATCCATTTGGAGATATTCGTAGGTAGAGATATCatatatatgaagttcaaaaattAAGGGAGAGGCACAACACTGGCATGCTTTCCCATTTATTGTAAGGAAAAGGAGGCATATCCAACCAAAGACCATAAGCAAGAGATCTCAGTGAGGGAAGACACAGTCGAAGGCAGTGATCTCCCATTCCTAGTTTGATCCACTCACTTTGAGTATGTCAATTACCCTAAATAGGTctcaagtatttcatttttgtgacATATAAACTGTGCACTTTTGTGTGGAATTGCCTTgccttcttttcttgtttttcctcttttctgttgaAACTCAGCTAAAGCATTGCTTCTCTTGGAATCCTTCCTTGACTGATGTTTGGTAATATATTCCTACCCCTGATCTTTGCATTGTATGACTATTTTTGTAATGGCACTTATTTCATTGGTGATTATTATGTATGCTATCAGTGAGGGGAGGAAACTGTGGCTTGTTCAACTAGAAATTATAACGTCCATTACACATTTGACAGAAACAGATAAACCTTCCACATTCTTTTAATTGAATGAGTCAATAGAAGATTAATCTTgtaattcatttaaaagttttcCCCCTTGTTTTGTAGATCTCTTCCTTCTAATAGGAGAAGTCAGCTCCTATGCATTCTAGATGGAACCAAGAAACAATGTAACTTATTTTGTCCTCTTGGGCCTCACCCAGGATCCAAAGGAACAGAAGGTCCTTTTTGTTATGTTCTTgatcttctatattttttctgtGGTAGGAAACCTGCTCATTGTGGTGACTGTAAGTGTCAGTAAGACCTTGGGCTCacctatgtatttatttcttgctAACTTATCATTTATGGATGTCATTTATTCATCTTCCGTTAGCCCCAGATTGATTTCAGAGTTATCGTCTGGAGAAAATACAATATCCTTCCATGCTTGTATGACCCAGCTATTTACAGAGCACCTTTTTGGTGGAACAGAAATCTTTCTTCTGCTGGTGATgacctatgaccgctatgtggccatctgcaagccctTGCATTATTTGGTGATCATGAGGCAGTGGGTGTGTGTTGTGCTGCTGGTAGTGTCCTGGGTGGGAGGTTTCCTGCATTCAGTAATTCAGGTTAGTACTATTTATGGGCTACCATTCTGTGGCCCCAATGTCATTGATCATTTTTTCTGTGACGTGTACCCCTTATTGAAGCTCATCTGTACTGACACATATGTCATTGGCCTGTTAGTGGTAGCCAATGGAGGGATGATCTGCACTATTGTGTTTGTGTTCTTGCTCAACTCTTATGGTGTAATCCTGAACTCTCTAAAGAACCTTAGTCCAGAAGGGAGGTGGAAAGCCCTCCAGACCTGTGGTTCCCACATCACTGTGGTGctcttcttctttgttccttgtaTT
This DNA window, taken from Lutra lutra chromosome 10, mLutLut1.2, whole genome shotgun sequence, encodes the following:
- the LOC125079140 gene encoding olfactory receptor 4A47-like produces the protein MEPRNNVTYFVLLGLTQDPKEQKVLFVMFLIFYIFSVVGNLLIVVTVSVSKTLGSPMYLFLANLSFMDVIYSSSVSPRLISELSSGENTISFHACMTQLFTEHLFGGTEIFLLLVMTYDRYVAICKPLHYLVIMRQWVCVVLLVVSWVGGFLHSVIQVSTIYGLPFCGPNVIDHFFCDVYPLLKLICTDTYVIGLLVVANGGMICTIVFVFLLNSYGVILNSLKNLSPEGRWKALQTCGSHITVVLFFFVPCIFMYTRLAKTFPIDKSLSVFYTVITPMLNPLIYTLRNSEMTNAMKKLWRRNIISFSQ